A window of the Chloroflexus sp. Y-396-1 genome harbors these coding sequences:
- a CDS encoding ATP-binding protein: protein MTRELDDPTTGLLHLLSAAFRLLQEEQPLTQRVHRLFELLRIATRYRDGRLTCWLQAARPGVPRQQIFSPESWAYPWDDSLTRSVALGGKTVVKTIALGSAGQSLEGLPVISAGYLGAPIFWGGKLWGILELRSNDQRHFGGRIGELIESLKPLLAAAIAQEGMRSPQLPTPRFAGETPPGLTLNPSLRQKIIALNEQLDRTINLHELAGIVLRRALEGSGAEAGAIAMVDHDRRELILHLCEGYETERSGAALPTLPRQRWSWETGLAGQAVQMRRPLLVRDAGREPGLPPTMLFRAELAAPIIADDRALAVLILHSHRANTFNEEVLAFIDALRERTARPLARAMSYQTAYETSYHLGQVFSSLPIGLALLDLNGRVIRANPAWYQVWNMTEHLQRPSFYVGIDLVEHLLTRLNDPFRLSEFCDLGQHNPDRVLETTLQLRQPYQELHVLSVPTRDSQQQLTGRLWVVSDRTRERESDRIKNEFIGIVSHELRTPLTSILGYTEILLNRQDLDSESQREFLITVSTEAERLYKLVKDLLDVSRLEAGVVKLNRYAVGLWQVIEELTMQLHTQLVNHKLLIDVRTPLPPVFADYDKVKQIIFNLLSNAIKYSPEGSEIQLTVRQAAADDLPTNHPPGQWMLIVVRDEGIGIAPEDQVKLFERFQRVDNSNTRQKSGIGLGLYITRLLVELHGGRIWVQSVVGRGSSFSFTLPIYSASLDNTV, encoded by the coding sequence ATGACACGCGAACTTGATGACCCGACAACCGGTCTGTTACATCTGCTCAGTGCGGCTTTTCGTCTCTTGCAAGAGGAGCAGCCGCTAACCCAGCGTGTTCATCGTTTGTTTGAATTATTGCGGATCGCTACCCGTTACCGCGATGGTCGGTTGACGTGCTGGTTACAAGCGGCTCGACCAGGAGTACCTCGTCAGCAGATTTTCTCGCCGGAGTCGTGGGCCTATCCCTGGGACGATAGTCTGACCCGTTCGGTTGCCCTGGGCGGAAAAACGGTTGTTAAAACGATTGCCCTTGGCAGTGCCGGTCAATCTCTCGAAGGGCTGCCGGTGATCTCCGCCGGTTATCTAGGAGCACCAATCTTCTGGGGAGGCAAGCTGTGGGGTATCCTCGAATTACGAAGCAATGATCAACGACACTTTGGAGGGCGGATCGGCGAGCTTATCGAGTCACTCAAACCACTGCTGGCAGCGGCCATTGCCCAGGAAGGAATGCGCTCACCGCAATTGCCGACACCACGCTTTGCCGGTGAGACGCCACCTGGCCTGACCCTCAATCCATCGCTGCGCCAGAAAATTATCGCTCTGAACGAACAGCTTGATCGCACAATAAACCTGCATGAATTGGCGGGGATCGTCTTGCGCCGGGCGCTAGAGGGGAGTGGCGCCGAAGCCGGAGCGATTGCCATGGTCGATCACGACCGGCGTGAGCTGATACTCCATTTGTGCGAGGGCTATGAAACAGAGCGCTCTGGCGCTGCGCTACCCACATTACCACGCCAGCGATGGAGTTGGGAGACAGGACTGGCCGGACAGGCAGTGCAGATGCGGCGTCCGTTACTGGTTCGCGATGCCGGACGTGAGCCGGGCTTGCCCCCCACCATGCTCTTTCGCGCTGAGCTGGCAGCACCGATCATTGCCGATGACCGAGCGCTGGCGGTGCTCATTCTCCACAGCCACCGGGCCAATACCTTCAACGAAGAAGTTCTGGCTTTTATTGACGCTCTGCGCGAACGCACCGCCCGACCATTGGCCCGTGCGATGTCTTACCAGACTGCTTATGAAACGTCATACCACCTCGGACAGGTTTTCAGCAGCCTACCAATCGGTCTGGCGCTGCTCGATCTCAATGGGCGCGTGATTCGCGCCAATCCAGCCTGGTATCAGGTATGGAATATGACCGAGCATCTACAACGTCCTTCGTTTTACGTCGGTATTGATCTGGTTGAGCACCTGCTAACGCGACTCAACGATCCGTTCCGGCTCAGCGAATTTTGCGATCTTGGTCAGCACAACCCCGATCGGGTCTTGGAAACAACCCTTCAACTCCGACAACCGTATCAGGAATTGCATGTGCTATCGGTTCCCACCCGTGACAGCCAACAACAACTGACCGGACGCTTATGGGTAGTCAGCGACCGCACACGGGAACGAGAGTCTGATCGGATCAAAAATGAGTTTATCGGGATCGTATCGCATGAACTACGTACCCCACTCACCTCAATTCTGGGTTACACCGAAATCCTCTTGAACCGGCAAGACCTCGACAGCGAAAGCCAGCGCGAATTCTTAATAACGGTTTCAACCGAGGCTGAGCGTCTGTACAAGCTGGTGAAAGACTTACTCGATGTTTCACGACTGGAAGCCGGTGTGGTGAAGCTCAATCGCTATGCTGTGGGCCTCTGGCAGGTGATTGAAGAGCTAACAATGCAACTCCATACGCAACTGGTGAATCACAAACTGTTAATCGATGTTCGTACACCATTGCCGCCGGTCTTTGCCGACTATGACAAGGTGAAACAGATCATTTTCAATTTGTTGAGCAACGCGATCAAGTATAGCCCCGAAGGAAGTGAAATTCAGCTTACGGTACGGCAAGCTGCTGCGGATGACTTACCAACGAATCATCCTCCCGGACAATGGATGCTGATCGTGGTGCGCGATGAAGGGATCGGTATCGCGCCTGAAGATCAGGTAAAGCTTTTTGAGCGATTTCAGCGCGTTGATAACAGCAATACCCGCCAGAAAAGTGGCATCGGTCTGGGGCTGTACATCACCCGCCTGTTGGTCGAACTACACGGAGGACGGA
- a CDS encoding VOC family protein gives MFTAIDHIGFVVADLEAAIDFYRTAYDVTEWERIELPERHAAIGVARFGDVLIELIAPTSDQASFARFLREKGPGMHHIAYRVDDIQAALATLQARGLPLIDREPRPGIHNTLVAFVHPKAGGQGVLVELVQHRRPE, from the coding sequence ATGTTTACGGCAATTGATCATATTGGCTTTGTCGTAGCCGATCTAGAAGCGGCCATCGATTTTTATCGTACTGCTTACGATGTGACGGAATGGGAACGGATCGAATTGCCTGAACGACATGCGGCAATTGGGGTTGCGCGATTTGGTGATGTTCTTATCGAGCTGATCGCTCCAACGAGTGATCAGGCCAGCTTTGCCCGTTTCTTGCGTGAAAAAGGCCCAGGGATGCACCATATCGCATATCGAGTTGATGATATACAGGCTGCATTGGCTACGCTCCAGGCGCGTGGTTTACCACTGATTGACCGTGAACCGCGTCCTGGCATCCACAACACGCTGGTAGCATTTGTTCATCCGAAAGCCGGTGGTCAGGGTGTCTTAGTGGAGCTGGTGCAGCACCGCAGGCCAGAATAA